ATGCTCGCCACCACAAAGGTGTTTTTCATGTTCTCCGAAGGTAAGCCAAGCTCCCCAACCACCGATCCCTGGATTGCCCTTGCAAGCACCATCTGTGTACATCTCTACCTTTTTCACTCTTTCATCTCTTTTGCGGTTGGTTTTGTTAAGGGGGGCACTCGAACACGAGCACCCGACCATCGAGGTTTTAAGGGTATATAACGCTTTTCCTGCTTTGTTGCCGTCATGACATAAACGCCACTAAAAGGCAGTTTAAGAGGACTCAATATTTTATCGATCCAGCTAAAGCGCGACCGCCACTTGCCACTTTGCAATGGCGGTTCATAATGAATAAAACGTTTTGTCTCCAAGGTCAAGCCAGCTACTTTCAACCAATCTTCTAAACGTTGATGGGCAATAAAGCGGCCACACCAAGGCGCTTTTACACGTTTTGAAAACAGTCGGCAAAATCCCCATAAGCCCCAAGGATTAAAACCAATAATAATTAATTTACCGCTCGGCAATAAAGTTCTTGCTGCTTCCCGTAAATCATCATGAGGCGTGGCTGAAGTATCTAATGCATGATGAAAAACATGAACGTCAACGCCATCTGCCTCAAAAGGCAATTCACAGGCTCTAGCCACAATAGTATTATCGGGGGCACCAAATTCTAGAACAGGCGCAATTAAAATACTCTCGCGTAAGCGGTGATTCTTTAAAGAGAAGTCCTTAAGAGGTGATTGCGTGACTAAATAGTAACCCACCGAGGAGTCGAGCTCAGAGGCAACCTCATCCAGCTCTAATTGCAACAGATTATGGCCTAGGTTACTT
This genomic stretch from Marinomonas primoryensis harbors:
- a CDS encoding class I SAM-dependent methyltransferase, translated to MLNDQSRQFFQNWYKSNLGHNLLQLELDEVASELDSSVGYYLVTQSPLKDFSLKNHRLRESILIAPVLEFGAPDNTIVARACELPFEADGVDVHVFHHALDTSATPHDDLREAARTLLPSGKLIIIGFNPWGLWGFCRLFSKRVKAPWCGRFIAHQRLEDWLKVAGLTLETKRFIHYEPPLQSGKWRSRFSWIDKILSPLKLPFSGVYVMTATKQEKRYIPLKPRWSGARVRVPPLTKPTAKEMKE